The Lewinellaceae bacterium genome includes a region encoding these proteins:
- a CDS encoding IS256 family transposase: protein MKKEDLLNDDFLKQFKTGDELESFLSELHKRGIEKMLEGEIDAHLDYAKHQRSDNPNARNGNSKKVIKTSYGESEIEVPRDRDGSFTPQIVPKRSRLAKGIESIVISLYAKGMSNADIEEQIRDLYDFNISTSTISKITDKVTEDIIAWQNRPLESQYLIVWMDGIVFKVRENSRVTNKTVYLAVGLKKDGRKEVLGMWLGKSEAASFWMGVLTDIKARGVEDILITVTDNLNGFTQTIKSVFPETSTQICVVHQIRNASKYVVWKDRKVFAKDMKTIYGAPTKEAAQAALKDFDEKWNHKYPYAIKSWYNNWDELTTFFDFPLEIRTIIYTTNLIENLNGKIRKYTKNKMSFPTDNALKKSVYLAIFEITKKWTMPIRNWPIILNQFIAIFDERVKI, encoded by the coding sequence ATGAAAAAAGAAGATCTATTAAACGATGATTTCCTGAAGCAATTTAAGACTGGGGATGAGTTAGAATCTTTCCTCAGTGAGCTTCACAAACGCGGCATTGAAAAAATGCTGGAAGGAGAAATTGATGCCCATCTGGATTATGCCAAACACCAGAGGAGCGACAATCCAAATGCCCGGAACGGCAATTCTAAAAAAGTAATCAAAACCTCCTATGGCGAATCTGAAATCGAGGTGCCCAGAGACCGGGATGGAAGTTTTACACCTCAGATTGTTCCTAAACGATCCAGGCTGGCTAAAGGCATTGAATCGATCGTAATTTCACTTTATGCCAAAGGGATGAGCAATGCCGATATTGAGGAACAAATTCGGGATTTGTATGACTTCAACATCTCTACGTCTACCATCTCCAAAATCACCGATAAGGTGACCGAGGATATCATTGCCTGGCAAAATCGCCCCCTGGAATCTCAGTATCTAATCGTGTGGATGGATGGGATTGTTTTTAAAGTCCGTGAGAACTCCAGAGTGACCAATAAAACAGTCTATTTGGCCGTAGGACTCAAGAAAGACGGGAGGAAAGAGGTTTTGGGCATGTGGTTGGGTAAAAGTGAAGCCGCCAGTTTTTGGATGGGCGTACTGACCGATATCAAAGCTCGGGGCGTAGAAGATATCTTAATTACCGTGACGGATAATCTCAACGGTTTTACCCAGACTATTAAAAGTGTTTTTCCTGAAACGAGCACTCAAATTTGTGTCGTGCACCAAATCAGGAATGCTTCCAAATACGTTGTCTGGAAAGATCGTAAGGTTTTTGCCAAAGACATGAAAACCATTTATGGAGCACCGACCAAAGAAGCCGCCCAGGCAGCTCTAAAGGACTTTGATGAAAAATGGAATCACAAGTATCCTTACGCTATTAAATCATGGTATAATAACTGGGATGAGCTGACCACTTTTTTTGACTTCCCTCTTGAAATTAGAACGATCATTTATACCACAAATTTGATTGAAAATCTCAACGGAAAAATCAGAAAATACACCAAAAACAAAATGTCTTTTCCAACGGATAATGCATTGAAAAAGTCGGTTTATCTGGCGATTTTTGAAATAACGAAAAAATGGACCATGCCGATTCGCAACTGGCCCATTATTCTTAACCAATTTATTGCTATTTTTGACGAAAGAGTCAAAATCTAA
- a CDS encoding CotH kinase family protein — MNKIIIGILVHFCVGYNFAQSSLIINEYMSSNANTITDFENEYSDWIELFNNQNTEILLSNYSLSDDLEYPDKWIFPDVEIPANGYLLIWASGKNTVTTSGEIHCNFKIKSTGESLFLFSPSRELLDESPSIQLAPDISIGRIPSDLINWYYFNVPTPESENNTNHFSDRAKVPGLSQEGGIYTTSVTITLNPNHPDDQLRYTIDGSSPNESSPLYSSPITISTNTVLRVKAYRQDALPSRITTNSYLFDNDLNLRVISLATDPDNLFGSNGIYQNYNSGEERPIHLEYYELDQSLGFKIDLGVKIHSPSSLQQKSLRLYARESYGTKIINYKIFEDKDIDSFKTLVLRNGGNDGAQSQKTHIRDAFTHRVYQLQDIEYGIAAYQPVHVYINGNYWGVYNLRERQDEHYIESNFGYAKDEVDFLEYDYAEPGRMKTVCGDWNDWNALNAYVVEKDLSVSQNYQVVEDWIDVDNYIDYQIFEIFIGNQDWINNNTKFWRPKTPSGKWKWVLWDTDYALGTQKNYPVGHPDFDFMHMVTSWGGWGNDDWTWMFRNIVENEDFKRQFITRFLDLLNTTFQPEYTLYQFDYLASSIESDMQKQFSRWGSSVSQWNTDLDHTRNFLEQRQYYNRVHIASEFDLNPTLHDIELNVSDTQAGNIKINTIIIDENTLGWQKRPYPWNGKYYEGFEINVTAIAKPGFQFLYWEGDINSDDPSLTLALTEDIMLQAVFGPDESTQLPSLYINEIMASNNSLYPDDSGAFEDWIEIYNGGDTPVNLAELYLTDDLDDPLKWEIPSSEPDKTNLLPGEYITFFADDDPEQGVLHLNFKLKAQGEVVGLFYKNQTDEISEIDAIEFSLLSQNTSYGRLPDGGLDWVVFQIPTPNATNKMISTGNSEAQIITTTFKVFPNPVSTILNINIEENTSVADTYLLNIFDELGKLVNTHKLNNKGVFQIDVSNWARGIYFAKISHPLMDSLIHKIIVY, encoded by the coding sequence ATGAATAAAATCATAATAGGAATACTGGTACATTTCTGCGTTGGTTATAATTTCGCTCAATCCAGCCTTATAATTAATGAGTATATGTCTTCCAATGCAAATACGATAACTGATTTTGAAAATGAATATTCCGATTGGATAGAATTATTCAACAATCAAAACACTGAAATATTATTATCCAATTACTCCTTATCGGATGATTTGGAATATCCAGACAAATGGATCTTTCCAGATGTGGAAATCCCCGCTAATGGATATTTACTTATTTGGGCAAGTGGTAAAAACACAGTAACTACATCTGGAGAAATTCATTGTAATTTTAAAATTAAATCAACAGGAGAATCACTTTTTCTATTCTCCCCGTCAAGGGAATTATTAGATGAAAGTCCTTCCATCCAATTGGCCCCGGATATATCTATCGGTAGAATTCCTTCGGATCTAATTAATTGGTATTATTTTAATGTCCCAACTCCTGAAAGTGAAAATAATACTAATCATTTTTCTGATAGAGCAAAGGTGCCAGGATTATCTCAAGAGGGGGGAATTTACACTACGTCAGTTACCATTACCCTCAACCCCAATCATCCTGATGATCAACTCAGGTATACTATTGATGGTTCTTCCCCCAACGAAAGTTCACCGCTTTATTCCAGCCCTATCACGATAAGTACAAATACCGTTTTGAGAGTAAAAGCATATCGTCAAGACGCATTGCCAAGCAGAATAACAACCAATAGCTACCTTTTCGACAATGATCTGAATTTGAGGGTGATAAGTCTTGCGACCGATCCTGATAATTTATTTGGAAGCAATGGCATTTATCAAAACTACAATTCTGGGGAAGAACGTCCAATTCATTTAGAGTACTATGAGTTAGATCAATCTCTGGGATTTAAAATTGATCTTGGCGTAAAAATTCATTCACCAAGTAGTCTTCAGCAAAAATCACTGCGATTATATGCACGGGAAAGTTATGGTACAAAGATCATCAATTACAAAATTTTTGAAGATAAGGATATTGACAGTTTTAAAACCTTAGTGTTGAGAAACGGAGGAAATGATGGAGCCCAATCACAAAAAACACACATCAGAGATGCATTTACTCATCGAGTTTATCAATTGCAAGATATAGAATACGGGATAGCTGCTTATCAACCCGTTCATGTTTACATAAACGGCAATTATTGGGGGGTTTATAATTTAAGAGAACGGCAGGACGAGCACTACATTGAATCCAATTTTGGATATGCTAAAGATGAGGTTGATTTTCTGGAGTATGATTACGCTGAACCCGGTCGAATGAAAACAGTTTGCGGGGATTGGAATGACTGGAACGCATTAAATGCTTACGTGGTGGAAAAAGATTTAAGTGTCAGCCAAAATTACCAGGTTGTTGAAGACTGGATAGATGTTGATAACTATATTGATTATCAAATTTTTGAAATTTTCATAGGCAATCAGGATTGGATAAACAATAATACTAAATTTTGGAGGCCAAAAACACCGTCAGGAAAATGGAAATGGGTACTTTGGGATACCGATTATGCTTTAGGTACTCAGAAAAATTATCCAGTTGGACATCCTGACTTTGACTTTATGCATATGGTTACCAGTTGGGGAGGTTGGGGAAATGATGATTGGACGTGGATGTTTCGCAATATTGTAGAGAATGAAGATTTTAAAAGACAATTTATCACTCGATTTTTAGACCTCTTAAATACCACTTTCCAACCAGAATACACCCTCTATCAATTTGATTATTTGGCCAGTTCCATCGAGTCTGATATGCAAAAACAATTTTCCAGATGGGGAAGTTCTGTTAGTCAATGGAATACGGATTTAGATCATACGAGAAACTTTTTGGAGCAACGTCAATATTACAATAGGGTCCATATTGCCAGTGAATTTGACCTAAATCCAACCCTTCATGACATCGAATTAAATGTCTCTGATACTCAGGCAGGAAATATTAAGATTAATACGATAATTATTGATGAAAACACTCTGGGCTGGCAAAAACGACCATACCCTTGGAATGGTAAATATTATGAGGGTTTTGAAATTAACGTAACAGCTATAGCCAAACCGGGATTTCAATTTTTATACTGGGAAGGGGATATTAATTCGGACGACCCTTCTTTGACCTTGGCCTTAACAGAAGATATAATGTTACAGGCAGTATTTGGACCGGATGAAAGTACTCAACTTCCATCATTATATATTAATGAAATCATGGCTTCCAATAATAGCTTGTACCCTGATGATTCAGGTGCCTTTGAAGACTGGATTGAAATCTATAATGGAGGAGATACTCCTGTCAACCTTGCAGAATTATATTTAACTGATGATTTGGATGATCCCCTAAAATGGGAGATACCCAGTTCGGAACCAGATAAAACCAATCTGCTGCCTGGGGAGTATATTACTTTTTTTGCTGATGATGATCCAGAGCAGGGAGTATTGCATTTGAATTTCAAATTAAAGGCGCAAGGGGAAGTTGTCGGGTTATTTTATAAAAATCAAACAGATGAGATTTCCGAAATTGATGCCATAGAATTTTCGCTATTGTCCCAAAACACCTCTTATGGCAGACTACCTGATGGTGGTTTGGATTGGGTTGTTTTTCAAATTCCTACTCCCAACGCAACCAATAAAATGATTTCTACCGGCAATTCCGAAGCTCAGATTATAACTACCACATTTAAGGTGTTCCCTAATCCAGTTTCAACAATTTTGAATATAAACATTGAAGAAAATACAAGTGTTGCCGATACTTATCTATTGAATATTTTTGATGAACTTGGGAAATTGGTCAATACTCATAAGTTAAACAATAAAGGTGTTTTTCAAATAGATGTATCCAACTGGGCAAGAGGAATATACTTTGCAAAAATTAGTCATCCTTTGATGGACTCCTTAATTCATAAAATAATTGTTTACTAG
- a CDS encoding helix-turn-helix transcriptional regulator codes for MPIIVNLDVMMAKRKMSLNELSDKVGLTLSNLSILKTGKAKAIRFSTLEAICKVLDCQPADILEYVEESEN; via the coding sequence ATGCCAATCATTGTAAACCTTGATGTAATGATGGCAAAGCGAAAAATGTCGCTTAATGAGCTATCCGATAAAGTAGGGTTAACCCTATCAAACCTTTCCATTTTAAAAACAGGAAAAGCAAAAGCTATTCGCTTTAGCACTTTAGAAGCCATTTGTAAAGTTTTAGACTGCCAGCCTGCTGACATTCTTGAATATGTTGAAGAATCCGAAAATTAA
- a CDS encoding DUF2975 domain-containing protein codes for MSKRNNFIWKGIQVICWLIFFGYCIQTGALLFNYVFSLFKPIATHNLHLGLDLSELYLKSKSIYTLVFALIVAISALKAYLFFVVLKLFKTLNITKPFSENVSGVITKITYYTLSIGIISIIAQEVVSQLSDKGYNVGIVERYWNDGGAYLLMTAILFVIAFIFKKGIELQNENDLTV; via the coding sequence ATGTCAAAAAGAAACAACTTCATTTGGAAAGGAATTCAGGTCATTTGTTGGCTGATTTTCTTCGGTTACTGCATCCAAACAGGTGCATTGTTATTCAACTACGTTTTTAGTTTGTTTAAACCCATTGCAACTCATAATCTTCATCTTGGGCTTGACCTTTCGGAACTCTATTTAAAAAGTAAGTCAATCTACACATTGGTATTTGCTCTAATTGTAGCAATTTCAGCATTAAAAGCTTACCTCTTCTTTGTTGTACTCAAGCTTTTCAAAACACTAAACATTACAAAGCCATTTAGTGAGAATGTAAGTGGAGTTATCACAAAAATCACTTACTACACTCTTTCAATTGGAATAATCAGCATCATAGCACAAGAAGTTGTCAGCCAACTATCTGATAAAGGCTATAATGTTGGAATTGTTGAAAGATATTGGAATGACGGTGGAGCTTATTTGCTAATGACGGCAATACTATTTGTGATTGCTTTCATATTCAAGAAAGGTATTGAATTACAAAACGAAAACGACTTAACCGTATAA
- a CDS encoding gliding motility-associated C-terminal domain-containing protein: MHIQNSLFTLAFLIMGVAHCFSQEICDNGIDDDSDGLVDLNDPDCSCGQEIWTLLDNIPNPSFEEKLCTPNSLSQLFCVTDWEQPAPGTTDYFHTDGLNYNCLFPSGSLPDGNGYIGFHDVNDPDISSPVQKEYAAVCLNGILEAGNEYNLTFQLGFANDWNCVDPMTPNQSPSPYVVGIFGTSDCGEIPFEVTSPGVCPTANPNWVQLGLDTIAGSEGWVEGSISFTPGIDIFGFAIGPACPLAPASSNKTYMFLDDLKLYGKDTNSYTTGYPCTNDVAFSVEVSGASFQWYKNGVAVPGETGSTLGNFDSYDVNDVYQVKIEYPNGCAISDTFSIPVAEWPELSISDLVPANCNGGGGATAQVNGGTPPYQYLWSNQSDQPFLENAAKGSYSLVVTDDKGCTTEGSVEVTEFRFFDDLLSDTTLCPGYSLQLDAHFPGASSYKWNTGAEDPVIEVFAPGVYAVELTYQGCHQVDSLNIREKNAQDCPSCIYVPNAFSPNGDGFNDTFQAYLSSDCNLSSFHLSVFDRWGGHVFETYDISTGWDGSWKGKAVVPGLYVYHLVFNIGSGPENFVAKELKGGITVVR, from the coding sequence ATGCATATTCAAAATTCCCTTTTTACACTTGCTTTTCTTATCATGGGGGTTGCACACTGCTTCAGCCAAGAAATCTGCGACAACGGCATAGACGATGACAGTGATGGGTTGGTTGATCTGAACGACCCGGACTGTTCCTGTGGGCAGGAAATATGGACCTTGCTGGACAACATTCCCAATCCATCATTTGAGGAAAAACTTTGCACCCCCAATTCTCTGTCCCAACTGTTCTGCGTGACCGATTGGGAACAACCTGCTCCCGGCACGACAGATTATTTCCACACCGACGGGCTAAATTACAACTGCTTGTTCCCCAGCGGTTCACTACCCGATGGGAATGGATATATCGGTTTTCATGACGTAAATGACCCCGACATTTCTTCTCCTGTACAAAAGGAATATGCTGCAGTTTGTTTGAACGGAATATTGGAAGCCGGCAATGAATACAACCTTACTTTTCAACTTGGGTTCGCCAACGATTGGAATTGTGTGGATCCCATGACTCCCAACCAGTCACCGTCCCCCTATGTGGTCGGCATTTTCGGTACTTCAGATTGTGGGGAAATCCCTTTCGAAGTGACCAGCCCCGGTGTTTGTCCGACCGCAAACCCCAATTGGGTACAGTTGGGCCTCGACACCATTGCCGGTTCGGAAGGGTGGGTGGAAGGAAGCATATCCTTCACCCCAGGCATAGACATCTTTGGTTTTGCTATCGGGCCTGCTTGCCCCCTTGCCCCCGCTTCATCAAACAAGACTTATATGTTTTTGGACGACCTCAAGCTGTACGGGAAAGACACTAACTCCTACACTACAGGGTACCCGTGCACCAATGACGTTGCCTTCTCGGTCGAGGTGTCGGGGGCAAGTTTCCAATGGTACAAAAACGGGGTGGCCGTCCCGGGCGAAACGGGAAGCACCCTGGGCAATTTCGACAGCTACGACGTCAACGACGTTTATCAGGTGAAGATTGAATACCCAAACGGTTGTGCCATTTCGGATACCTTTAGCATACCAGTGGCCGAATGGCCTGAACTTTCCATTTCTGACCTCGTGCCTGCCAATTGTAACGGCGGCGGCGGGGCAACTGCACAAGTCAACGGGGGCACCCCTCCATATCAGTACCTGTGGAGCAACCAATCTGACCAGCCCTTTTTGGAAAACGCAGCAAAAGGTTCGTATAGCCTGGTAGTAACTGACGATAAGGGCTGTACCACCGAAGGTTCAGTGGAGGTAACGGAGTTCCGATTCTTTGACGATTTACTTTCGGACACGACCTTGTGTCCGGGATATTCCCTGCAGTTGGACGCCCATTTCCCAGGGGCCAGTAGCTACAAGTGGAACACCGGGGCAGAAGACCCTGTCATCGAGGTGTTCGCACCGGGCGTGTATGCTGTTGAGTTGACCTATCAGGGCTGCCACCAAGTAGACAGCTTGAACATCCGTGAGAAAAATGCACAGGATTGCCCCTCCTGCATCTATGTTCCAAATGCCTTCTCCCCCAACGGTGATGGGTTCAATGATACTTTCCAGGCTTATCTCTCCAGCGACTGCAATCTGTCCAGCTTCCACTTATCGGTTTTTGACCGTTGGGGCGGCCATGTTTTTGAGACATACGACATCAGCACTGGCTGGGACGGCTCTTGGAAAGGTAAGGCAGTAGTGCCAGGGCTGTATGTCTATCACCTTGTATTCAACATTGGCAGTGGCCCCGAAAACTTTGTTGCAAAGGAATTGAAAGGCGGGATAACGGTGGTGCGCTAA
- a CDS encoding T9SS type A sorting domain-containing protein yields the protein MKSSSNIFIHIFLVVLFFSGFVEKAASQLPDGSVVPNMTLTDINGNNYDLYEVLDSGRGVILDVFTTWCGPCWAFHNSHILRDIYNCYGPEGTGNVMVFAIEVDPGTTLDDLMGNTGTTRGDWLAETPYPFVDNASLASVLQINFYPTIYKICPIDKTIYELGIVPFETVKAALLNDQCTVPSKTKDASFGCREVSGFSCPDSEAKFDLEIFNAGTQPLTSATIEALVNGNIVSSMEWTGNLATFEEETLSFEPLPISTGTEITFNIVAAGDESPANNLTTRKVSHYIEMLTLDIEIMTDQAGRETYWAILDVDNGNTVVAEGGNHGVGLTNIGTNTSPPPADPNAYSFTEQYNIQVVLPHEGCYDFVITDYYGDGMCCELGVGYYKVRDISGNVIFEGGHFGAIESNPFHAVAEPTTSTGHFLNLNSLSIYPNPAIGEELIVDFHLAHPVSLELAISNLTGQIIKSFGTTYYHAGENNIVADISELPSGLYLLTTLHNEERLVKKFAVLR from the coding sequence ATGAAAAGTAGTAGTAATATCTTCATCCATATTTTTTTGGTTGTTTTATTTTTTTCTGGTTTTGTGGAAAAGGCAGCATCTCAGCTTCCTGACGGAAGTGTGGTGCCTAATATGACCTTGACTGATATAAATGGGAATAATTATGATTTATATGAAGTTCTTGACTCAGGTAGAGGCGTTATACTCGATGTCTTCACCACTTGGTGTGGACCTTGTTGGGCCTTTCATAATTCACATATACTCAGGGATATTTATAATTGCTATGGCCCAGAAGGAACAGGAAATGTCATGGTGTTTGCCATTGAAGTTGACCCTGGAACTACCCTTGACGATCTGATGGGCAACACAGGAACCACCAGGGGGGATTGGTTGGCGGAGACCCCTTACCCTTTTGTTGATAATGCCTCTTTAGCTTCGGTTCTGCAAATCAATTTTTATCCGACAATTTATAAAATCTGTCCAATTGACAAGACCATCTATGAATTGGGAATCGTGCCATTTGAAACCGTAAAAGCAGCTTTGCTTAATGACCAATGTACAGTTCCTTCAAAAACAAAAGATGCGTCCTTCGGCTGTCGAGAGGTATCCGGTTTTTCTTGCCCCGATTCAGAAGCCAAGTTCGACCTTGAAATATTCAATGCAGGCACACAACCGCTTACATCGGCAACAATCGAGGCTTTGGTAAATGGAAACATAGTCTCTTCAATGGAGTGGACAGGCAATTTGGCAACTTTTGAGGAAGAAACCCTAAGCTTCGAACCTTTACCGATTTCAACGGGGACAGAAATAACTTTCAATATTGTGGCTGCAGGGGATGAGAGCCCTGCCAACAACCTGACCACAAGAAAAGTCAGTCATTATATAGAAATGCTCACATTGGACATTGAAATCATGACCGACCAGGCGGGCCGGGAAACGTACTGGGCCATATTGGATGTGGACAATGGCAACACGGTCGTTGCAGAAGGGGGGAATCATGGAGTTGGTTTGACCAATATTGGCACCAACACCTCCCCGCCTCCCGCTGACCCCAATGCTTACTCATTTACTGAACAATACAATATTCAGGTAGTGCTCCCCCACGAAGGTTGCTACGATTTTGTTATTACTGATTATTATGGTGACGGGATGTGTTGTGAACTCGGTGTAGGTTATTACAAGGTGAGGGATATCAGTGGAAACGTAATTTTTGAGGGCGGCCATTTTGGCGCAATCGAGTCCAACCCTTTCCATGCCGTTGCTGAACCTACTACCAGTACTGGTCATTTTCTAAACCTTAATTCATTGTCTATTTATCCGAACCCGGCAATTGGTGAAGAGCTCATTGTAGATTTCCACCTCGCCCATCCTGTTAGTTTGGAATTGGCTATTTCTAACCTAACCGGGCAAATAATCAAATCATTTGGTACGACTTATTACCATGCTGGGGAGAACAACATTGTTGCTGATATTTCAGAACTCCCCTCGGGGTTATATCTTCTTACAACATTACACAACGAAGAACGACTTGTCAAGAAGTTTGCCGTGCTTAGATAA
- a CDS encoding agmatine deiminase family protein — MKKTAIIFFVLMSMTILSQAQVSNPRSPAEWEEQQAIVMGFVPVSSHPDLPWDESVDPFVKVAEACINENIKFYIFDGNDELYGVGDIILDTVFSNRGINSPLVEIIEVDYDVNPWLRDHGMFSVYENQVGDLHLYKYADDNSYGDSISSRLNLPLAQMPYTANNSEFYYDGGNWLSDGHGTFNIAAVHELDIIDNNTPLGMINNSIPQSNYLGVSQTLNVLGMDWHIDYYLKLLDEETLVVSYIPPSNAHPDVNPVPGELEAWQHKIDTTMSMIGNHLQSAFGRDFEIIPIQNAPSDNSIPLNVTTLTNFATYTNSLIINKTVLVPQYLSQPYDQLALDAYEAAMPGYNIVGVNCRQFQESAGTIHCMTKEIYANDPIYIKHAWYEDTVYIGGDYPVEATVMSNLGLSNVSMFWSTDPNGPYQDVAMSYTSGDKYVADIPHQSANTTIYYYIAATDNNLKTISKPFVAPDGVYQFVAGGGTTDVADLNTSNNIKIYPNPTSGIIYISDIISDKADITIISPSGRVIDKIKANGNNLNVDMQKYGIATGIYFVKIQDENGYFVYKIMFK; from the coding sequence ATGAAAAAGACAGCAATCATATTTTTCGTTCTCATGAGTATGACCATTTTGAGTCAAGCTCAGGTTTCTAATCCTCGTTCACCTGCTGAATGGGAAGAACAACAAGCAATAGTCATGGGATTCGTTCCAGTAAGCTCACATCCCGATCTACCGTGGGATGAAAGTGTTGACCCCTTCGTAAAAGTTGCAGAGGCATGCATAAATGAAAACATCAAATTCTACATTTTCGATGGTAATGATGAGCTATATGGGGTTGGAGATATAATTCTTGATACGGTGTTCTCGAATAGGGGAATTAATTCGCCATTAGTTGAAATTATCGAAGTGGATTATGATGTTAATCCTTGGTTAAGAGACCACGGTATGTTCAGCGTTTATGAAAATCAAGTAGGAGATCTGCATTTGTACAAGTATGCTGATGACAACAGTTATGGTGATTCAATTAGTAGCAGGCTGAATCTTCCACTGGCGCAAATGCCCTATACAGCCAACAATTCGGAATTTTACTATGATGGGGGAAATTGGCTGTCTGATGGTCACGGCACTTTTAATATTGCCGCAGTACACGAACTTGATATCATTGACAACAATACCCCATTGGGAATGATCAACAATTCCATACCCCAATCAAATTATTTAGGAGTATCACAAACTCTAAATGTACTTGGAATGGATTGGCATATTGACTATTACTTGAAACTGCTTGACGAGGAGACTCTTGTTGTAAGCTACATACCTCCGTCCAATGCTCACCCGGATGTTAATCCGGTCCCTGGAGAGTTGGAAGCGTGGCAGCATAAAATTGACACAACAATGAGCATGATCGGCAACCATTTGCAAAGCGCATTTGGAAGGGACTTTGAGATTATACCGATTCAAAATGCTCCGAGTGACAATAGCATCCCTCTTAATGTAACAACGCTTACCAACTTTGCCACTTACACCAACTCTCTGATCATCAATAAAACGGTGCTGGTACCTCAATATCTCTCTCAGCCCTATGACCAACTTGCACTCGATGCTTATGAAGCGGCAATGCCCGGATACAACATTGTTGGTGTCAACTGTCGTCAATTCCAGGAAAGCGCCGGTACTATCCATTGCATGACGAAGGAGATATATGCTAATGATCCGATCTATATAAAACATGCTTGGTATGAAGACACGGTGTACATCGGTGGAGACTACCCGGTCGAAGCTACGGTAATGTCCAACTTAGGGCTAAGTAATGTAAGCATGTTTTGGAGTACAGATCCCAATGGTCCGTATCAGGATGTTGCTATGAGTTATACGTCTGGTGATAAGTATGTTGCAGATATCCCACACCAGTCCGCAAATACAACGATCTATTATTACATCGCTGCGACAGATAATAACCTTAAGACTATTTCAAAGCCATTTGTTGCGCCGGATGGTGTTTATCAATTTGTCGCTGGTGGAGGTACTACTGATGTAGCTGATCTCAACACTTCCAATAATATAAAAATTTATCCAAACCCGACCAGTGGGATAATATACATTTCAGATATTATTTCTGATAAAGCGGATATAACCATTATTTCTCCATCTGGGCGAGTTATTGATAAAATTAAAGCAAATGGAAATAACCTTAATGTCGATATGCAAAAATATGGCATTGCGACAGGAATTTATTTTGTTAAAATTCAAGATGAAAATGGTTATTTTGTTTATAAAATAATGTTTAAGTAA